The Salmo salar chromosome ssa06, Ssal_v3.1, whole genome shotgun sequence sequence TATCATTTTGATATCGGTTTGTTGTTGATTTGACATCCAGTCTATTCTCAATTGTTCTCAACTGTTCTCAGCTGTTATCAATAGTTCTCAACTGTTGTCAATAGTTCTCAACTGTTTTCAATAGTTCTCAACTGTTCTCAATAGTTCTCAACTGTTTTCAATAGTTCTCAACTGTTCTCAACTGTTTTCAATAGTTCTCAACTGTTCTCAATAGTTCTCAACTGTTGTCAATAGTTCTCAACTGTTTTCAATAGTTCTCAACTGTTCTCAATAGTTCTCAACTGTTCTCAATAGTTATCAACTGTTCTCACCTGTTCTCACCTCTctcttaaactttttcagccgGGATCCCAAATTAGAAATTCAGTGTTCAGTCATTTcaaattttgccatggggcgtagagaaaatgtcacggttttaaagcaagttttctgcaattctacaaatcatgccatggggcggagaggacatttagcaattttataaaacatttcatgcaattctgctCATTTTACAATGGGTCAGAGAGAAAAATGTTTCCGTTTtagagctaatttcctgcaattagaCCGCTTTGGGTCGCAACCCCTACATTAAGAAAGGCTGACTTAGAGGGTGCAAAATCAAGTGGCGTTTAACCGACACCTCAGAGCTACCAATGGGCCTGACCGAGGAAAAGGTCTGTGTGTTGGATGGAGAATAGCTGGAAGTAGTGGGCTAAATGCCTACTGTGTGTAGATGCTAAATTAGGCTTTGACTTCCCAGTAGTTGTGTTGTGGGGCAGGGCCTGCTTTCTGTCACCACCATCTGCTTTAACACCCATTTACACATTACATTACTGTAAATGTTTGCGCTTGACATTGATACATCTTAGATAGGTAGTCAATTCCAGCCATTGTTCCAGCCTTGTCCAGGATCACACTGGATGATCTATGCTAGGCCTGCTCTTTGTTCAGGTTGCCAGGGAGATGTCTTATGTTTGGAATCTGTATGGTTGTTTTCCAATACAATGGACCATAGATTAGGTTGCCAGGTTTTAGTTAGCAACCACATTGCTAGGTTTCATTATTGTGTATTTTATCAGGTTTCTGCTAAGACGCTGGTCTGAACACAACACATTCTCTCAGGCATGTCTGCATCGCCAAGGCCCACTGGCAAATCTATGCAAAGGAATCTAACCAAGGGGCAGAATGTTTTAATTTGCTTACCAAGAGATTAAAGTGTACTGTGACACACTGTGGTGATACACCCAGAATGTACAGTATTCAGGGGAAAGACTCTTACTCATAGCTATGTCACCATATCATCATATGAAGATAGCGGGATGGGCATAACTGACAGGAATGTCATTATAGGAACATACTGTTGACTTCTTGTGTCTTGCACTGTGAATAAAATGGGATAATTAAATATTGTGTTTTCTCATTAGTCTTGGTTGGGTTTCATCCCTGGTAATCAACTAAGAACCTTGGGGCTATCTTCTTCCATTCTTAATCTACATGAGTTACTAACAGATTGATACAGTAGTGTAAACTACGTCTGTCTTTTGCCGCATTGGTCACACACTGGTCTAGTTTCGGGAGCTGCTTTCTGGTTTCGGTCACCACGCCTTGTTATTGTCataaccaataaaatgtgatcatAAAAGCCTTTCCCTCAGTCCACCATCCATCCTATCAGATAGctctgtatttatttaatccactccctcataccactgtgtgtgtgtgtgtgtgtgtgtgtgtgtgtgtgtgtgtgtgtgtgtgtgtgtgtgtgtgtgtgtgtgtgtgtgtgtgtgtgtgtgtgtgtgtgtgtgtgggttcccCCCCACTTCCTCCTGCATCTCTGCTGCCTGGTAAGGTAGGAGCAACACAGGGTTTGTATAAGGCGTTAGGCAaccactgcatcccaaatggcaccctatattgaCCAGagccaaaagtattgcactatgtagggaatagggtgccatttggattgGGCCCCTGTTGTACGTGTGTTCCCTCTCTAGCTGGAGGAGGAAATAGAAAAGGAGGTTGAATGTATTCAGCCAACGAATACAGATGAGGTCCCAGCTCCGCGGCTCTGGGTAAGCAGGCCGAGGCAGTATTCTATCAACGGCCTCCTGCTGGGTGTGCTGCCCCTCAAGCTGCTGTGAAAATGCCTGTGTTCTCCTCCAAAAAGAAAGAGACCAGAGCAGATTGCGTTTAACAGCGCAGTGGACAGGCGTCACCACAACACGCTAAGATAAATAAGACGCTGTGTCCTCTTTGAAGAGACTGGTAATAAACTTGGCTAGACACAACACTGACCTATTACGTGATGCAGTCAGTGGCATTTGAGGTACGTCAGTAAGGGGATGTGTACTTGTGTGTTTTGTCACGCTTATGACGTGATGCACCTTTGTACGTCTTTGTGACACAACTGGAATGGTGAGCTCAGGTAAAGCTTAAGCAAATGCCACGATGAATTTTCATCACTAAGCTCAAACACTGAACACTTTTGGTGTTTAGATTACAGTTCTTTTGCAGATAGCCCAAGTGGTATTGGAACGCATGCTGTAAACCAGgactattccatttattttctgGAGGGCCCAAACACTTCTGATTTTTTGTTTCTACCTGGTAGTTAAATTCACTCATCAGTTTTAGATCTAAGTCATCCCTGATTATAGGGGGGACAGGAACACCAGAAGAGTAACTGCCCAAGGTATCAGACTTCTGGTTGAGACCACAGTCTTTGACTCCCTGACCTTTGACCTTAACATAACAGGTCTGTTTCAGTATTGCAGGTTTTGGGTGTTTTGCAGAGTGTGTATGGGGCACATGAAGCTCAGCTTATGACTTACTGTATGTTTGTAGTGTTATCTTTTTCTTTAGGGGCAGAGTCCAACATCCCGGCTCCTGACACACATGGCAGTCCTGGGCCCACAGATACATCCATGACCCCAGTCTCCACTGAACCCAGCTCCACAACCACAGACAGAGCCACCATCACCACCCAGGACCCTTCAACTGTCCTCCCTAGCACTGATGGCACCTCACCCACAACAGCAGCCATCTCTAAAACTGAAGAGGTCTCTACTACAACAGACCTGACCTCAACTTCTGATACGACAGAGTCTACGAGAACAGTCGGCACCACTGCGACAGAAACAAGAACTATCTCGTCGATCAGCACAACAGAGATTACTTCCTCCCACAAGACCACAGCGTACACTGTCACTTCCCCTGAGTCGACGGAAAAAGACAGTCCGTCTACAGACAGTGGCATGACaacacccaccaccacacctgCCCTTAGCAGAGGTGTCTCTCCGTCTACCACGGAACATACCGAAACCTCCTCTGTCACCACTGAGACAGGCCGTACCTCAACTGATGTCCCCACAGAGTCAAACACAACTCCAGACGTTACCCCAACCAGCAGTACCAAAGAGGCAGGCACACATGAAACAACAGCCATCAATACAGATACCACAGATACAGGTACCAAAGAGGCAGGCACACATGAAACAACAGCTATCAATACAGCTACCACAGATACAGGTACCAAAGAGGCAGGCACACATGAAACAACAGCCATCAATACAGATACCACAGATACAGGTACCAAAGAGGCAGGCACACATGAAACAACAGCCATCAATACAGATACCACAGATACAGGTACCAAAGAGGCAGGCACACATGAAACAACAGCCATCAATACAGATACCACAGATACAGGTACCAAAGAGGCAAGCACACATGAAACAACAGCCATCACTACAGATACCACAGATACAGGTACCAAAGAGGCAGGCACACATGAAACAACAGCCATCAATACAGATACCACAGATACAGGTACCAAAGAGGCAGGCACACATGAAACAACAGCCATCAATACAGATACCACAGATACAGGTACCAAAGAGGCAGGTACACATGAAACAACAGCCATCAATACAGATACCACAGATACAGGTACCAAAGAGCCAGGCACACATGAAACAACAGCTATCAATACAGCTACCACAGATACAGGTACCAAAGAGGCAGGCACACATGAAACAACAGCTATCAATACAGCTACCACAGATACAGGTACCAAAGAGCCAGGCACACATGAAACAACAGCTATGAATACAGATACCACAGATACAGGTACCAAAGAGGCAGGCACACATGAAACAACAGCTATCAATACAGCTACCACAGATACAGGTACCAAAGAGGCAGGCACACATGAAACAACAgctatcaatacagataccacAGATACAGGTACCAAAGAGGCAGGTACACATGAAACAACAGCCATCAATACAGATACCACAGATACAGGTACCAAAGAGCCAGGCACACATGAAACAACAGCTATCAATACAGCTACCACAGATACAGGTACCAAAGAGCCAGGCACACATGAAACAACAGCTATCAATACAGCTACCACAGATACAGGTACCAAAGAGACAGCTACACATGAAACAACAGCTATCAATACAGCTACCACAGATACAGGTACCAAAGAGGCAGGCACACATGAAACAACAgctatcaatacagataccacAGATACAGGTACCAAAGAGGCAGGCACACATGAAACAACAGCTATCAATACAGCTACCACAGATACAGGTACCAAAGAGGCAGGCACACATGAAACAACAGCTATCAATACAGCTACCACAGATACAGGTACCAAAGAGCCAGGCACACATGAAACAACAGCTATCAATACAGCTACCACAGATACAGGTACCAAAGAGCCAGGCACACATGAAACAACAGCTATCAATACAGCTACCACAGATACAGGTACCAAAGAGGCAGGCACACATGAAACAACAGCTATCAATACAGCTACCACAGATAGAGGTACCAAAGAGCCAGGCACACATGAAACAACAGTTATCAATACAGATACCACAGATACAGGTACCAAAGAGCCAGGCACACATGAAACAACAGCTATCAATACAGCTACCACAGATACAGGTACCAAAGAGGCAGGCACACATGAAACAACAGCTGTCAATACAGCTACCACAGATACAGGTACCAAAGAACCAGGCACACATGAAACAACAGCCATCAATACAGATACCACACATACAGGTACCAAAGAGCCAGGCACACATGAAACAACAGCTATCAATACAGCTACCACAGATACAGGTACCCAAGAGGCAGGTACACATGAAACAACAgctatcaatacagataccacAGATACAGGTACCAAAGAGGCAGGCACACATGAAACAACAGCTATCAATACAGCTACCACAGATACAGGTACCAAAGAGGCAGGCACACATGAAACAACAGCTATCAATACAGCTACCACAGATACAGGTACCAAAGAGCCAGGCACACATGAAACAACAGCTATCAATACAGCTACCACAGATACAGGTACCAAAGAGCCAGGCACACATGACACAACAgctatcaatacagataccacAGATACAGGTACCAAAGAGGCAGGCACACATGAAACAACAGCTATCAATACAGCTACCACAGATACAGGTACCAAAGAGCCAGGCACACATGAAACAACAGCTATCAATACAGCTACCACAGATACAGGTACCAAAGAGCCAGGCACACATGAAACAACAGCTATCAATACAGCTACCACAGATACAGGTACCAAAGAGGCAGGCACACATGAAACAACAGCTATCAATACAGCTACCACAGATACAGGTACCAAAGAGCCAGGCACACATGAAACAACAGTTATCAATACAGATACCACAGATACAGGTACCAAAGAGCCAGGCACACATGAAACAACAGCTATCAATACAGCTACCACAGATACAGGTACCAAAGAGGCAGGCACACATGAAACAACAGCTATCAATACAGCTACCACAGATACAGGTACCAAAGAACCAGGCACACATGAAACAACAGCCATCAATACAGATACCACACATACAGGTACCAAAGAGCCAGGCACACATGAAACAACAGCTATCAATACAGCTACCACAGATACAGGTACCCAAGAGGCAGGTACACATGAAACAACAgctatcaatacagataccacAGATACAGGTACCAAAGAGGCAGGCACACATGAAACAACAGCTATCAATACAGCTACCACAGATACAGGTACCAAAGAGGCAGGCACACATGAAACAACAGCTATCAATACAGCTACCACAGATACAGGTACCAAAGAGGCAGGCACACATGAAACAACAGCTGTCAATACAGCTACCACAGATACAGGTACCAAAGAACCAGGCACACATGAAACAACAGCCATCAATACAGATACCACACATACAGGTACCAAAGAGCCAGGCACACATGAAACAACAGCTATCAATACAGCTACCACAGATACAGGTACCCAAGAGGCAGGTACACATGAAACAACAgctatcaatacagataccacAGATACAGGTACCAAAGAGGCAGGCACACATGAAACAACAGCTATCAATACAGCTACCACAGATACAGGTACCAAAGAGGCAGGCACACATGAAACAACAGCTATCAATACAGCTACCACAGATACAGGTACCAAAGAGCCAGGCACACATGAAACAACAGCTATCAATACAGCTACCACAGATACAGGTACCAAAGAGCCAGGCACACATGACACAACAGCTATCAATACAGCTACCACAGATACAGGTACCAAAGAGGCAGGCACACATGAAACAACAGCTATCAATACATCTACCACAGATACAGGTACCAAAGAGCCAGGCACACATGAAACAACAGCTATCAATACAGCTACCACAGATACAGGTACCAAAGAGCCAGGCACACATGAAACAACAGCTATCAATACAGCTACCACAGATACAGGTACCAAAGAGGCAGGCACACATGAAACAACAGCTATCAATACAGCTACCACAGATACAGGTACCAAAGAGCCAGGCACACATGAAACAACAGTTATCAATACAGATACCACAGATACAGGTACCAAAGAGCCAGGCACACATGAAACAACAGCTATCAATACAGCTACCACAGATACAGGTACCAAAGAGGCAGGCACACATGAAACAACAGCTGTCAATACAGCTACCACAGATACAGGTACCAAAGAACCAGGCACACATGAAACAACAGCCATCAATACAGATACCACACATACAGGTACCAAAGAGCCAGGCACACATGAAACAACAGCTATCAATACAGCTACCACAGATACAGGTACCCAAGAGGCAGGTACACATGAAACAACAgctatcaatacagataccacAGATACAGGTACCAAAGAGGCAGGCACACATGAAACAACAGCTATCAATACAGCTACCACAGATACAGGTACCAAAGAGGCAGGCACACATGAAACAACAGCTATCAATACAGCTACCACAGATACAGGTACCAAAGAGCCAGGCACACATGAAACAACAGCTATCAATACAGCTACCACAGATACAGGTACCAAAGAGCCAGGCACACATGACACAACAgctatcaatacagataccacAGATACAGGTACCGAAGAGCCAGGCACACATGAAACAACAGCTATCAATACAGCTACCACAGATACAGGTACCAAAGAGGCAGGCACACATGAAACAACAGCTGTCAATACAGCTACCACAGATACAGGTACCAAAGAACCAGGCACACGTGAAACAATAGCTATCAATACAGCTACCACAGATACAGGTACCAAAGACAGTGAGACCACAGGTACAGGGATCACAAAGTCCAACATCCCACCAATGGGTCAGACCACTCTCCCAGTAACTGAGGCTAGTACCCTGTCTTCAACACCCCTCGCCGCCACTACAAGGGGCCCTGAGTCCTCTCTCCCAGTGACCGATGGCTCCACGTCCTCATCCCCCACCGCTACCATTACAGGGAGCCCTCATACAGACAAAACCACTGGAACAGAGGGGACTACCAATTCTACAAGCACAGCTGGCACTGCAGCTTCGCCTCCCACCTCCAGCTCTTCCTCCAGTCCACCCTCTCCAGGCTCAACCCAAACCCCAGGCAGCAGCACTGCTGCCCCCGTagacacctccaccaccacccctacccccTCACCCACCATCACACCTACAGGAGGTATGCTTTGAAATGGAATTGTACGTGTCATATGTTGTAAACATGATTGGATCTGTGTTATGTCTGAAGGAGGACTAAATATAATGCCGCAAACTGATTAAAAACAAAGATATTATCTTCATTGTGAGATGTTAATCAATGTTGAAACTTACTTTCTAATTTGATCTTTGTTATGTcttctttcctttttttttttaccacagaAACCCCTGGGCAACCAACTAGCAAAACTAGTGAGAGCCCACTTCCTCCTTTCCACACCTCGACCTTCCCTACCGGTGGAAGCACCACCCGGCCAGAATCAGCCATCACTGCTGCCACCTCCCTGCCTCCACCCATCTCCATAGTGTGTCCCTCCACTCCCTGTCCGTATGATAGCATCTGTCTCAATGGCACCTGCCAGTGTATGTCTGGGACCTTCCTCTTAGAGGGCCAGTGTGTACAAGGTTAGTGCTTGTTGTTGGTGTTATGATGAAGACAACGATGATGCTGAAGATTATAAGGGTGTTGGGGATAAATGGTGATGACAATGACTCCTTTTTTGACTCCTTTTTTCCCCTTCATTTTCAGCCCAAGTGTTCTCTGGAGACCTGCATCTCAACCAGACGTTTCAGGCTGAAATGAGCAACCGGTCATCAGTGATATTTCAGCAAACAGCAGCCAGGATCTCAGAGGCAGTAGGTCCTTGAGTCACAAAGCCCAGTAGTTACAGTGTATTCTCCTCTCAGAGCGACGGTGTGGGACAATAATCCTCTCTTATCTTATTTTTAGCTGAGAAGAGCCTTGGAAAACGAGTCTGGATACAGCCAAACTGATGTTGTGCTGCTTAGGTAGGATTCTACGCTACATTGTCGAGAATGGTTGTTATCCAATATATAGCCCATCGTGCCAGACATAATTTCAACATcttttccacgttggttcaacgtactTTCAGTGAGataacgtggaaacaacgttgattcaaccagtgtgtgcccagtgagaTTTGTTGTGGCGACCAGGACATTGGTTTGACCATGCATTTTATCAGCTGGCTTGTAATGGTGATTATGTATGGTTTTTGTGACCCTACAGGCAAGGCAGTGTGATAGCGACCGTGAACAACGTGTTTAAACTAGGTTCCAGTGCCACCCAGACTTCGACCAATGCCGCTATATATAAAGCCATACAAGACTGTAATATGACCTGTGGGACTATACTGGAAAGAGCTGCATTTACCGGTGGGTACTGTGCATTACTGCTTCCCCCTGTGTAGAAGGAGTGACCAGCAGGGAGATTCTTACTACCTGAGAGCTTGAACCATACTTTCTATTAATGAAAATAATTGATAGATACTTACTTTATTATACCAGAGGAGAATgtccttctacacctgcattgtttgctgtttggggttttaggctgggtttctgtacagcactttgtgacatcagctgatgtaagaagggctttataaatacatttgattgattgattgatagacaAAAAATACTGACATTCTCGTTCTTTGTAGCCATTAAAAAGTCCCATAAAGCATGAAGTACCATCGCATAGTGTCGCTATCCTGACTGTGTCCATATCCTTTTCCCAGCCACTGACCTATGTGATCAGACCCCCCAACCATGTGATGTCCACTCTACTACGTGCGAGTACAAAGAAGATGGAGTGACCAGATGCTCCTGTAAGGCTGGCTATATCAACAGCTTCTACTCAAACCAAAGCTGCACAGGTGAGTACAAACCTTTCTCCAATGGTTCTATGCTCATTGAAAGGTAATTCAAGATAGGACTCGGTGATTATATGTATTATTAGTCTTTGTGGTTGTATGTACTGAGTGCATTGAAATGTTACACAAGACACGAGATAACAGCTTAGCTACTGTATAATAGAGCTGCTGAATACATTCCATTTGATAGAGAGAAAATATTAAAGGAgatacaaacagacagagacagactcagAGCAAGGTTAAGCGCACTTGGTTTAGCATCAGAGTGAACAAAATGGGAAAGTTAGCATCAAAAGCATGCATTTGCGTTCATTTAAATActcttgtgcgtgtgtgtgtgtgtgtgtgtgtgtgtgtgtgtgtgtgtgtgtgtgtgtgtgtgtgtgtgtgtgcgtgtgcgtgtgcgggtgtgtgtgtgtgtgtgtgtgagagagagagagagagagagagagagagagagagaaagatagaaagagtgatttttattgtttatttctctttt is a genomic window containing:
- the LOC106607515 gene encoding mucin-2 isoform X3, producing the protein MILFSHQLFILLWIVVTVLSFSLGAESNIPAPDTHGSPGPTDTSMTPVSTEPSSTTTDRATITTQDPSTVLPSTDGTSPTTAAISKTEEVSTTTDLTSTSDTTESTRTVGTTATETRTISSISTTEITSSHKTTAYTVTSPESTEKDSPSTDSGMTTPTTTPALSRGVSPSTTEHTETSSVTTETGRTSTDVPTESNTTPDVTPTSSTKEAGTHETTAINTDTTDTGTKEAGTHETTAINTDTTDTGTKEAGTHETTAINTDTTDTGTKEASTHETTAITTDTTDTGTKEAGTHETTAINTDTTDTGTKEAGTHETTAINTDTTDTGTKEAGTHETTAINTDTTDTGTKEPGTHETTAINTATTDTGTKEAGTHETTAINTATTDTGTKEPGTHETTAMNTDTTDTGTKEAGTHETTAINTATTDTGTKEAGTHETTAINTDTTDTGTKEAGTHETTAINTDTTDTGTKEPGTHETTAINTATTDTGTKEPGTHETTAINTATTDTGTKETATHETTAINTATTDTGTKEAGTHETTAINTDTTDTGTKEAGTHETTAINTATTDTGTKEAGTHETTAINTATTDTGTKEPGTHETTAINTATTDTGTKEPGTHETTAINTATTDTGTKEAGTHETTAINTATTDRGTKEPGTHETTVINTDTTDTGTKEPGTHETTAINTATTDTGTKEAGTHETTAVNTATTDTGTKEPGTHETTAINTDTTHTGTKEPGTHETTAINTATTDTGTQEAGTHETTAINTDTTDTGTKEAGTHETTAINTATTDTGTKEAGTHETTAINTATTDTGTKEPGTHETTAINTATTDTGTKEPGTHDTTAINTDTTDTGTKEAGTHETTAINTATTDTGTKEPGTHETTAINTATTDTGTKEPGTHETTAINTATTDTGTKEAGTHETTAINTATTDTGTKEPGTHETTVINTDTTDTGTKEPGTHETTAINTATTDTGTKEAGTHETTAINTATTDTGTKEPGTHETTAINTDTTHTGTKEPGTHETTAINTATTDTGTQEAGTHETTAINTDTTDTGTKEAGTHETTAINTATTDTGTKEAGTHETTAINTATTDTGTKEAGTHETTAVNTATTDTGTKEPGTHETTAINTDTTHTGTKEPGTHETTAINTATTDTGTQEAGTHETTAINTDTTDTGTKEAGTHETTAINTATTDTGTKEAGTHETTAINTATTDTGTKEPGTHETTAINTATTDTGTKEPGTHDTTAINTATTDTGTKEAGTHETTAINTSTTDTGTKEPGTHETTAINTATTDTGTKEPGTHETTAINTATTDTGTKEAGTHETTAINTATTDTGTKEPGTHETTVINTDTTDTGTKEPGTHETTAINTATTDTGTKEAGTHETTAVNTATTDTGTKEPGTHETTAINTDTTHTGTKEPGTHETTAINTATTDTGTQEAGTHETTAINTDTTDTGTKEAGTHETTAINTATTDTGTKEAGTHETTAINTATTDTGTKEPGTHETTAINTATTDTGTKEPGTHDTTAINTDTTDTGTEEPGTHETTAINTATTDTGTKEAGTHETTAVNTATTDTGTKEPGTRETIAINTATTDTGTKDSETTGTGITKSNIPPMGQTTLPVTEASTLSSTPLAATTRGPESSLPVTDGSTSSSPTATITGSPHTDKTTGTEGTTNSTSTAGTAASPPTSSSSSSPPSPGSTQTPGSSTAAPVDTSTTTPTPSPTITPTGETPGQPTSKTSESPLPPFHTSTFPTGGSTTRPESAITAATSLPPPISIVCPSTPCPYDSICLNGTCQCMSGTFLLEGQCVQAQVFSGDLHLNQTFQAEMSNRSSVIFQQTAARISEALRRALENESGYSQTDVVLLRQGSVIATVNNVFKLGSSATQTSTNAAIYKAIQDCNMTCGTILERAAFTATDLCDQTPQPCDVHSTTCEYKEDGVTRCSCKAGYINSFYSNQSCTACPSGQRAEGDTCVPCTFGYAGFNCADSALLAVVVIACVLGGVLLIMLLALLAYFCWYRSQSVKKSSAEFSSPYPVEDFRGPWSTTQGITPIPRASTNWDSTPMEMTEGGSTHTLVDMKPHTNGATGSYDLTSDSMNTFKGKNQSRYSYLVQGHENPYFKPADERRPV
- the LOC106607515 gene encoding mucin-2 isoform X1 is translated as MILFSHQLFILLWIVVTVLSFSLGAESNIPAPDTHGSPGPTDTSMTPVSTEPSSTTTDRATITTQDPSTVLPSTDGTSPTTAAISKTEEVSTTTDLTSTSDTTESTRTVGTTATETRTISSISTTEITSSHKTTAYTVTSPESTEKDSPSTDSGMTTPTTTPALSRGVSPSTTEHTETSSVTTETGRTSTDVPTESNTTPDVTPTSSTKEAGTHETTAINTDTTDTGTKEAGTHETTAINTDTTDTGTKEAGTHETTAINTDTTDTGTKEASTHETTAITTDTTDTGTKEAGTHETTAINTDTTDTGTKEAGTHETTAINTDTTDTGTKEAGTHETTAINTDTTDTGTKEPGTHETTAINTATTDTGTKEAGTHETTAINTATTDTGTKEPGTHETTAMNTDTTDTGTKEAGTHETTAINTATTDTGTKEAGTHETTAINTDTTDTGTKEAGTHETTAINTDTTDTGTKEPGTHETTAINTATTDTGTKEPGTHETTAINTATTDTGTKETATHETTAINTATTDTGTKEAGTHETTAINTDTTDTGTKEAGTHETTAINTATTDTGTKEAGTHETTAINTATTDTGTKEPGTHETTAINTATTDTGTKEPGTHETTAINTATTDTGTKEAGTHETTAINTATTDRGTKEPGTHETTVINTDTTDTGTKEPGTHETTAINTATTDTGTKEAGTHETTAVNTATTDTGTKEPGTHETTAINTDTTHTGTKEPGTHETTAINTATTDTGTQEAGTHETTAINTDTTDTGTKEAGTHETTAINTATTDTGTKEAGTHETTAINTATTDTGTKEPGTHETTAINTATTDTGTKEPGTHDTTAINTDTTDTGTKEAGTHETTAINTATTDTGTKEPGTHETTAINTATTDTGTKEPGTHETTAINTATTDTGTKEAGTHETTAINTATTDTGTKEPGTHETTVINTDTTDTGTKEPGTHETTAINTATTDTGTKEAGTHETTAINTATTDTGTKEPGTHETTAINTDTTHTGTKEPGTHETTAINTATTDTGTQEAGTHETTAINTDTTDTGTKEAGTHETTAINTATTDTGTKEAGTHETTAINTATTDTGTKEAGTHETTAVNTATTDTGTKEPGTHETTAINTDTTHTGTKEPGTHETTAINTATTDTGTQEAGTHETTAINTDTTDTGTKEAGTHETTAINTATTDTGTKEAGTHETTAINTATTDTGTKEPGTHETTAINTATTDTGTKEPGTHDTTAINTATTDTGTKEAGTHETTAINTSTTDTGTKEPGTHETTAINTATTDTGTKEPGTHETTAINTATTDTGTKEAGTHETTAINTATTDTGTKEPGTHETTVINTDTTDTGTKEPGTHETTAINTATTDTGTKEAGTHETTAVNTATTDTGTKEPGTHETTAINTDTTHTGTKEPGTHETTAINTATTDTGTQEAGTHETTAINTDTTDTGTKEAGTHETTAINTATTDTGTKEAGTHETTAINTATTDTGTKEPGTHETTAINTATTDTGTKEPGTHDTTAINTDTTDTGTEEPGTHETTAINTATTDTGTKEAGTHETTAVNTATTDTGTKEPGTRETIAINTATTDTGTKDSETTGTGITKSNIPPMGQTTLPVTEASTLSSTPLAATTRGPESSLPVTDGSTSSSPTATITGSPHTDKTTGTEGTTNSTSTAGTAASPPTSSSSSSPPSPGSTQTPGSSTAAPVDTSTTTPTPSPTITPTGETPGQPTSKTSESPLPPFHTSTFPTGGSTTRPESAITAATSLPPPISIVCPSTPCPYDSICLNGTCQCMSGTFLLEGQCVQAQVFSGDLHLNQTFQAEMSNRSSVIFQQTAARISEALRRALENESGYSQTDVVLLRQGSVIATVNNVFKLGSSATQTSTNAAIYKAIQDCNMTCGTILERAAFTATDLCDQTPQPCDVHSTTCEYKEDGVTRCSCKAGYINSFYSNQSCTACPSGQRAEGDTCVPCTFGYAGFNCADSALLAVVVIACVLGGVLLIMLLALLAYFCWYRSQSVKKSSAEFSSPYPVEDFRGPWSTTQGITPIPRASTNWDSTPMEMTEGGSTHTLVDMKPHTNGAGFHILPKRGKKTGSYDLTSDSMNTFKGKNQSRYSYLVQGHENPYFKPADERRPV